In Rhodamnia argentea isolate NSW1041297 chromosome 4, ASM2092103v1, whole genome shotgun sequence, the following proteins share a genomic window:
- the LOC125314725 gene encoding cytosolic sulfotransferase 12-like, whose protein sequence is MQASQSPPSDDVRYWRDDDMPQAVKDLVSSLPSEENWVTNTLRLYQGFWFPSWRLNGIVNCQNHFQAHPSDILLVTNPKSGTTWLKAILFALLNRTKYSNSDSQQRHPLLTQNSHEIVPYLENKLHLEQENPDLSALASPRLFATHLPHSSLPQSVSDSKCKLVYLVRNPKDTFISMWHFLNKMRPEEKGQISIQECLDKFCRGVSPYGPYWDHVLGYHKASLEKPEKVLFVTYEQMKLDPHAHVRRLADFVGCPFSEEELRDGTVEGILRMCSFDNLRALEVNKSGKLWNGVETKLFFRRGEVGDWVNYMSAEMGERIDGVMDEKLHGSGLKL, encoded by the coding sequence atgcaAGCCTCTCAATCTCCTCCTTCAGACGATGTAAGGTACTGGCGAGACGATGACATGCCGCAAGCAGTCAAGGACTTGGTCTCCTCTCTCCCTTCAGAAGAAAACTGGGTCACCAACACTCTTCGCTTGTACCAAGGCTTCTGGTTCCCCTCTTGGCGGTTGAATGGCATCGTCAATTGCCAAAACCACTTCCAAGCTCACCCCTCTGACATCCTCCTCGTCACCAACCCGAAATCCGGTACCACCTGGCTAAAGGCCATCCTCTTCGCTCTTTTGAACCGTACCAAGTACTCGAACTCTGACTCACAACAACGCCACCCTCTCCTAACCCAAAACTCCCACGAGATCGTGCCCTACTTGGAGAACAAGCTCCATCTCGAGCAAGAAAATCCCGATCTCTCTGCTTTAGCGTCCCCGAGGCTCTTCGCCACCCACTTGCCTCACTCCTCACTTCCCCAGTCGGTGAGCGACTCCAAGTGCAAGCTGGTTTACCTGGTTCGGAACCCTAAGGACACCTTCATCTCAATGTGGCACTTCCTCAACAAGATGAGGCCGGAAGAGAAGGGCCAGATTTCGATCCAGGAGTGCCTCGACAAGTTTTGTCGAGGGGTGAGCCCTTATGGGCCTTACTGGGATCATGTGCTGGGTTACCACAAAGCGAGCTTGGAGAAGCCAGAGAAGGTATTGTTCGTGACGTACGAACAGATGAAATTGGACCCGCATGCTCATGTGAGGAGGTTGGCCGATTTCGTGGGGTGTCCATTCAGCGAAGAAGAACTGAGGGACGGGACGGTGGAGGGTATACTGAGGATGTGTAGCTTCGACAATTTGAGAGCATTGGAGGTGAATAAGAGCGGGAAGCTGTGGAATGGAGTCGAGACCAAGTTGTTCTTCAGGAGAGGCGAGGTTGGAGATTGGGTGAATTACATGAGTGCTGAAATGGGGGAGAGAATTGACGGTGTCATGGACGAGAAGTTGCATGGTTCTggtttgaagctttga
- the LOC125314726 gene encoding cytosolic sulfotransferase 12-like produces the protein MQASQSPPSDDVRYWRDDDMPQAVKDLVSSLPSEENWVTNTLRLYQGFWFPSWRLNGIVNCQNHFQAHPSDILLVTNPKSGTTWLKAILFALLNRTKYSNSDSQQRHPLLTQNSHEIVPYLEDKLHLEEEIPDLSALASPRLFATHLPYSSLPQSVSDSKCKLVYLVRNPKDTFISMWHFLNKMRPEEKGQISIQECLDKFCRGVSPYGPYWDHVLGYHKASLEKPEKVLFVTYEQMKLDPHAHVRRLADFVGCPFSEEELRDGTVEGILRMCSFDNLRALEVNKGGKLWNGVETKLFFRRGEVGDWVNYMSAEMGERIDGVMDEKLHGSGLKL, from the coding sequence atgcaAGCCTCTCAATCTCCTCCTTCAGACGATGTAAGGTACTGGCGAGACGATGACATGCCGCAAGCAGTCAAGGACTTGGTCTCCTCTCTCCCTTCAGAAGAAAACTGGGTCACCAACACTCTTCGCTTGTACCAAGGCTTCTGGTTCCCCTCTTGGCGGTTGAATGGCATCGTCAATTGCCAAAACCACTTCCAAGCTCACCCCTCTGACATCCTCCTCGTCACCAACCCGAAATCCGGTACCACCTGGCTAAAGGCCATCCTCTTCGCTCTTTTGAACCGTACCAAGTACTCGAACTCTGACTCACAACAACGCCACCCTCTCCTAACCCAAAACTCCCACGAGATCGTGCCCTACTTGGAGGACAAGCTCCATCTCGAGGAAGAAATTCCCGATCTCTCTGCTTTAGCGTCCCCGAGGCTCTTCGCCACACACTTGCCTTACTCCTCACTTCCCCAGTCGGTGAGCGACTCCAAGTGCAAACTGGTATACCTGGTTCGGAACCCTAAGGACACCTTCATCTCAATGTGGCACTTCCTCAACAAGATGAGGCCGGAAGAGAAGGGCCAGATTTCGATCCAGGAGTGCCTCGACAAGTTTTGTCGAGGGGTGAGCCCTTATGGGCCTTACTGGGATCATGTGCTGGGTTACCACAAAGCGAGCTTGGAGAAGCCAGAGAAGGTATTGTTCGTGACGTACGAACAGATGAAATTGGACCCGCATGCTCATGTGAGGAGGTTGGCCGATTTCGTGGGGTGTCCATTCAGCGAAGAAGAACTGAGGGACGGGACGGTGGAGGGTATACTGAGGATGTGTAGCTTCGACAATTTGAGAGCATTGGAGGTGAATAAGGGCGGGAAGCTGTGGAATGGAGTCGAGACCAAGTTGTTCTTCAGGAGAGGCGAGGTTGGAGATTGGGTGAATTACATGAGTGCTGAAATGGGGGAGAGAATTGACGGTGTCATGGACGAGAAGTTGCATGGTTCTggtttgaagctttga